The following are encoded together in the Panicum virgatum strain AP13 chromosome 6K, P.virgatum_v5, whole genome shotgun sequence genome:
- the LOC120713686 gene encoding tricin synthase 1-like, with protein sequence MAAGGDTIARVHTGIDSSNKTLLKSEALYKYVLDTSVLPHEPECMRELRLVTDKHEWGFMQSSPDEAQLLRMLIKLTGARNTLEVGVFTGYSLLATALALPEDGRVIAVDVDRDYYEIGRPFIEKAGVAHKVDFREGPALDHLDALLADERNLGAFDFAFVDADKPNYVRYHEQLLRLVRVGGTIVYDNTLWAGTVALPPDTPLSDLDRRFSAAIRDLNARLSADERVEVCQLAIADGVTICRRLV encoded by the exons atggcggccggcggcgacaccATTGCCCGGGTCCACACCGGCATCGACAGCAGCAACAAGACGCTGCTCAAGAGCGAGGCCCTCTACAAG TACGTGCTGGACACGTCGGTGCTGCCGCACGAGCCGGAGTGCATGCGTGAGCTGCGGCTGGTGACGGACAAGCACGAGTGGGGGTTCATGCAGTCGTCCCCGGACGAGGCGCAGCTGCTGCGGATGCTCATCAAGCTGACGGGCGCGCGAAACACGCTGGAGGTGGGCGTGTTCACGGGCTACTCTCTCCTCGCcaccgcgctcgcgctccccgaGGACGGCCGGGTGATCGCCGTCGACGTGGACCGCGACTACTACGAGATCGGCCGGCCCTTCATCGAGAAGGCCGGCGTGGCGCACAAGGTGGACTTCCGCGAGGGCCCCGCGCTGGACCACCTGGACGCGCTCCTCGCCGACGAGCGCAACCTGGGCGCCTTCGACTTCGCCTTCGTCGACGCCGACAAGCCCAACTACGTGCGCTACCACGAGCAGCTGCTCCGCCTGGTGCGCGTGGGGGGCACCATCGTGTACGACAACACGCTGTGGGCGGGCACCGTGGCGCTGCCCCCGGACACGCCGCTCTCCGACCTCGACCGCCGCTTCTCCGCCGCCATCAGGGACCTCAACGCCCGCCTCTCCGCCGACGAGCGCGTCGAGGTCTGCCAGCTCGCCATCGCCGACGGCGTCACCAtctgccgccgcctcgtctgA
- the LOC120713689 gene encoding tricin synthase 1-like, protein MATPLDEAQLLRMLIRLMGARNTIEVGVFIGCSLLATALALPGDGKVVAIDVSREYYEVGRPFLDKAGVAHKMDFREDPALDHLDALLADERNAGAFDFAFVDADKPNYACYHERLLRLVRVGGAIVYDNTLWDGAVALPPDAPLSDHDRRMAAAMRDLNARLSADGRVEVCHSASSPSPTASPSAAASRDGRLSGGRFSKISVGLVD, encoded by the coding sequence ATGGCGACGCCCCTGGACGAGGCGCAGCTGCTGCGGATGCTGATCAGGCTGATGGGCGCCCGGAACACCATCGAGGTGGGCGTGTTCATCGGCTGCTCGCTCCTCGCCACCGCGCTCGCCCTCCCCGGCGACGGCAAGGTCGTCGCCATCGACGTGAGCCGCGAGTACTACGAGGTCGGCCGGCCCTTCCTCGACAAGGCCGGCGTCGCGCACAAGATGGACTTCCGCGAGGACCCCGCGCTTGACCACCTCGACGCGCTCCTCGCCGACGAGCGCAACGCGGGCGCCTTCGACTTCGCCTTCGTCGACGCCGACAAGCCCAACTACGCGTGCTACCACGAGCGGCTGCTCCGCCTGGtgcgcgtcggcggcgccatCGTGTACGACAACACGCTGTGGGACGGCGCGGTGGCGCTGCCGCCCGACGCGCCGCTGTCGGACCACGACCGGCGGATGGCCGCCGCCATGCGGGACCTCAACGCCCGGCTCTCCGCCGACGGGCGCGTCGAGGTGTGCCACAGTgccagctcgccgtcgccgacggcgtCACCATCTGCCGCCGCGTCGCGTGATGGCCGGCTCTCCGGCGGCAGGTTCAGTAAGATTTCGGTCGGTCTTGTTGATTGA